The Meriones unguiculatus strain TT.TT164.6M chromosome 14, Bangor_MerUng_6.1, whole genome shotgun sequence sequence atatgtgtgtgtgtgtacatgtgtgtgtgtgtacatgtgtgtgtgtgtatgcatgcgcaCATTGGTTTGTAATATGAAAGCAAAGGGGGGCTatttggaggaagaaagaaactaatagaagggaggagggaagaaaagagaaggatatGTGATAgtgaatacaaaataaaacaagtaatatGATACACCTATATAAAAATATCAGAAATAAACTATTTTATGTGCTCACTACAAAGTAATACAAATTCAAAATTAAAgctttgttgttttctctcaCACGTAGTTCATGCACAACACATATATGACATTAAGGTATAAGAGGGACTATTAAGGATGTAGAGGAAACtatcagaagaaagaaggaaaataggtGAGGGTAATGGGATAAGATGCTCCAAGCACTTGATACGCTTGaatgaaaatattattataaaatacatcAGTACAACACATATACACTGATAAAACATTTAACTgaatattatattaaattttagCCGTTTGTGAATAAATCATGACGTTCCTCCAAGCTGAAAGTTTAAGTGGAGAAATAAATTCACCCTTTTAAGCACAAGTGGAGTGTGTTACAGTAGGGTGGGCGATTTCTTAGGAGACTTCCTGGTCAGGGCACGCGTACGCATGGACTTACCACTGACACACTCTGGCCCCCCACCTCTCCTCAGGCACTAACTTGCTTTCCTCTTCAATTGTGTCTACTTATTTGAAGGCCCCATCTAAATTTTTCTGTATCCGGTAAGTTTAGACAACAGTGATCAAGATTTTTAGGAAAGGAGGGTATATCACGGCCAGCCAGTGTGAGGAGGCTCCTCAAACTCTTAAGTGCAGCTAAGCTTCTGTTGAACCTCCATCACctcatggtgatcagataggaaaTATGTATGTGCTCTCTTCACCATGGATACCAATACCACACACCTGAGGTGAATTCAGCTTCCTCCAACTTTAAAACCCATCTGCTAGGCTTGAATAATCTCTTCAGACCTTACTGTGCCTTCCCCCAAATATTCTAGGGTGCTATTCCAGGTTAGAGGTATCAGAGTGAGTCACAGAACTTATTAAGACACAGACTGCTGTGGCCATTCTCCAGAATCTGTTTCAAGAACTCAGAGAAGAGTCCTTAGGGTTAGCATGGTCCACAAATTTCCAGGTGAAGTTTCATGGTGCTGGTCTGAGAGTCACTGATAATTATGCAGCACTGAGAACTATGTTTCCAGTTAGTGCTAGGTGTCCTATCTCTCTTACCTCACAGCAAATGCACAACACTGAGTATCTGGAAAGTTTTCAGATTCTCACTAAGCTTCCTAAGCTATAGTCATCAGGTTCTTATTTAGTGCAGTTCTCATTTGGTAAGGTGATATGGAACCCAAAATCATGCTCTCTTTCATACGATTGTAGAAATTCTTTTATTGAATATCTAACTTAATTTGTTAAGATATTCCACTAAGGGGAAACAAATTCACAACTATCAAGAGATTGAGTCCTCTATGTTGTTTTAGCAAAATTCTTAACTTTAGCATACAAGCCTTAGTCCTTCCTCTAAAGGAGCGCTCTTGGGGTCTGCAGCATCCCTCAGGTCTCAGATTTACGGAAGACCTTAAGGATTCCTCTGCGGATCTCCTTAGTCTTGACACTATAGATGATAGGGTTGAGCATGGGAGGTACAAACAGATAAACATTGGACATCATAACATGAACAACAGCTGGAGCGCTCTTCCAGAAGCGGTGGATCATGGAGACAGCAATTATGGGCACATAGAAGGCCAGCACTGCACAAATGTGTGATATGCAGGTGTTGAGTGCCTTCAGTCGCTGTTCCTGGGATGCAATGACCATCACAGCTCGCAAGATCAATGCATAGGACAGAAGGATGAAAACGGAGTCCACACCATAAGTGAAAATGACTACAAAGAGTCCGTAGATATTGTTAACATGAATGTCCCCACATGCCACTTTCATCAAATCTGGATGGAGGCAATAGGAGTGATGCAACACATTGCCCTTGCAAAACGGCAAACGCTTTAcgagaaaggggaaagggaagagggtagTGAAGCTTTTGGTGAGGATACCCAGGCCCATAGCCAAAATGCGGCTGTTTGTAAGCACCGCAGAATAGCGTAGTGGGTCACAGATAGCCACAAAACGATCAAAGCTCATGGCAAGAAGTATGCCTGATTCCATGAAAGAAAATGTGTGGATGAAGAACATCTGTACCAGACAGGCGTCAAAACCAACATGGCG is a genomic window containing:
- the LOC110558337 gene encoding olfactory receptor 51I1, giving the protein MLGLNDTPFQPATLQLTGIPGMHTGHAWIALIFCFLYFISIAGNLSILALVIREPPLHQPMYYFLSMLSLNDLGVSLSTLPTVLATFCFNYRHVGFDACLVQMFFIHTFSFMESGILLAMSFDRFVAICDPLRYSAVLTNSRILAMGLGILTKSFTTLFPFPFLVKRLPFCKGNVLHHSYCLHPDLMKVACGDIHVNNIYGLFVVIFTYGVDSVFILLSYALILRAVMVIASQEQRLKALNTCISHICAVLAFYVPIIAVSMIHRFWKSAPAVVHVMMSNVYLFVPPMLNPIIYSVKTKEIRRGILKVFRKSET